One Nerophis lumbriciformis linkage group LG21, RoL_Nlum_v2.1, whole genome shotgun sequence DNA segment encodes these proteins:
- the LOC133620984 gene encoding uncharacterized protein, giving the protein MEQEEEELQYTHIKGEEQDPKHPHIKEEEPHTSYNMEEESQTPDIKEENESQPSLPLQRKKSHTFAHIKEEEEEHGISQEGEHIEGLEEVDVTKMPLTGVIVKSEDDEVKGESEEKREVEPPSSSSTQHMTTEADGDLCGGSQSDRLLAPLSDSDDTTSHSPDTDDEDSKADKTCHTDNTHFKCSHCDKTFNHRGSLKRHMRIHTGEKPFSCSECGKGFGQKNVLKEHMKIHTGEKPFSCSVCGKGFVQSHNLKVHMRIHTGEKPFSCSVCGKEYVQRQNLKEHMRIHTGEEPFLCSVCGKGSARKSSLKQHMRIHTGEKPFSCSVCGRVFGQKNVLNEHMKIHSGEKPFSCSTCGKYFVRRHYLKIHMRTHTGEKPFSCSVCARGFAQKIALKEHMNTHTGEKPFSCSICGKGFIQSQYLKSHMRTHTGEKVFSCSVCDERFSYEYQCKKHKCAGENSSSK; this is encoded by the coding sequence ATGGAGCAGGAAGAGGAGGAGCTGCAGTACACCCACATTAAAGGGGAAGAGCAGGATCCAAAGcatccccacattaaagaggaggagCCACATACTTCTTACAATATGGAGGAGGAGTCACAGACCCCTGACATTAAGGAAGAAAATGAGTCACAGCCTTCCCTTCCATTACAGAGGAAGAAGAGTCATACATttgctcacattaaagaggaagaggaggaacatggcatcagtcaggagggagagcatattgaaggactggaggaggttgatgtcaccaagatgccatTGACTGGTgtgattgtgaagagtgaagatgatgaggtcaaaggtgaaagtgaggagaagagagaggtggagcctccaagcagcagctcaactcaacacatgacaacagaagctgatggagacctcTGTGGAGGATCACAATCAGACaggctcttagctccactatcagatagtgacgacacaacgtcacactctcctgacactgatgatgaagactctaaagctgataagacatgtcacactgacaacacacactttaaatgttctcactgtgacaaaacttttaatcACCGTGGtagtttgaaaagacacatgagaatacacactggagaaaaaccgttttcctgctcagaatgtggtaaaggttttggacaaaaaaatgtGCTGAAAGAACACATGAAGATACACACAGGAGAAaagcctttttcctgctcagtatgtggtaaaggttttgtacaaagtcacaatttgaaagtacacatgagaatacacactggagaaaaacctttttcctgttcagtcTGCGGTAAGGAGTATGTACAAAGACAGAATttaaaagaacacatgagaatCCACACTGGAGAGGAACCTTTTTTGTGCTCAGTGTGTGGTAAAGGTTCGGCACGAAAAAGTAGTTTGAAAcagcacatgagaatacacactggagaaaagcctttttcctgctcagtatGTGGTAGAGTTTTTGGCCAAAAAAATGTGCTAAATGAACACATGAAAATACAcagtggagaaaaacctttttcttgttcgaCCTGTGGTAAATATTTTGTACGAAGGcattatttaaaaatacacatgagaacacacaccggagaaaaacctttttcctgctcagtatGCGCTAGAGGTTttgcacaaaaaattgcattgaaAGAACACATGaatacacacactggagaaaaacctttttcttgttcaatctgtggtaaaggttttatacAAAGTCAGTATTTGAaatcacacatgagaacacacacaggagaaaaagtgTTTAGTTGCAGCGTGTGTGATGAAAGATTCTCTTAtgagtaccagtgtaagaaacacaagtgtgctggtgagaacagcagcagcaaataa
- the LOC133620983 gene encoding uncharacterized protein isoform X2, with translation MNGCQKEGPLQQRGGSSLKQKEPQPPCVKEEEEEVWISQEGECLLGQEEPDLTKFPLTVVSVKTEEHEDKPPESSHLHHSPNIQQLIGRQEERVPQPQKESFTLKQKEPQPLHFKEEEPQLPHIKEDNSKLPPRLKGGEPKPLHVKKEELEPKPPHVKEEEEEVWISQEEECLLGQEEADLTEFPLTVVSVKTEDHEVKPPESSQLHHNPSEENIEVGPSSSSSPKHMTTEADGDHCGGSQADKILAPLSDSDDTTSHSNGFSKVQISVQICQFAPSQPTCSNYV, from the exons ATGAACGGTTGTCAAAAAGAAGGTCCCCTTCAGCAGAGAGGAGGCTCATCTTTGAAGCAGAAGGAGCCACAGCCCCCCTGTgttaaggaggaagaggaggaagtgtggatcagtcaggagggagagtgtcttctggGGCAGGAGGAgcctgatctcaccaagtttccactgactgttgtctctgtgaagactgaagaacatgaagacaaaccaccggAGTCCTCAcatcttcatcacagtccaa acaTCCAACAGCTGATTGGACGTCAGGAAGAACGTGTCCCTCAACCGCAGAAGGAGAGCTTCACTTTAAAGCAGAAGGAGCCACAGCCTctccattttaaagaggaagagccACAACTCCCTCATATTAAAGAGGATAACAGCAAACTGCCCCCTCGTTTAAAAGGGGGTGAGCCAAAGCCTCTTCATGTTAAAAAGGAAGAGTTGGAGCCAAAGCCCCCACatgttaaagaggaagaggaggaagtgtggataagtcaggaggaagagtgtcttctagggcaggaggaggctgatctcaccgagtttccactgactgttgtctctgtgaagactgaagaccatgaagtcaaaccacctgagtcctcacagcttcatcacaatcCAAGTGAGGAGAACATAGAGGTGGGACCTTCAAGCAGCAGCTCACcaaaacacatgacaacagaagctgatggagaccactgtggaggatcacaagcagacaagatcttagctccgctatcagatagtgacgacaCAACATCACACTCTAAT GGCTTCTCTAAAGTCCAGATTTCGGTCCAGATTTGCCAATTCGCACCCAGCCAGCCCAcctgttcaaactatgtgtaa
- the LOC133620983 gene encoding uncharacterized protein isoform X1 has product MNGCQKEGPLQQRGGSSLKQKEPQPPCVKEEEEEVWISQEGECLLGQEEPDLTKFPLTVVSVKTEEHEDKPPESSHLHHSPNIQQLIGRQEERVPQPQKESFTLKQKEPQPLHFKEEEPQLPHIKEDNSKLPPRLKGGEPKPLHVKKEELEPKPPHVKEEEEEVWISQEEECLLGQEEADLTEFPLTVVSVKTEDHEVKPPESSQLHHNPSEENIEVGPSSSSSPKHMTTEADGDHCGGSQADKILAPLSDSDDTTSHSNVNMESHLRTHIEEKPFSCSFCGKGFMNKGHMHAHMRTHTGEKPFGCSVCAKGFVVKSNLTRHMKIHTGEKPFSCSVCCKTFSVKGHMQTHMSTHTGENYFSCSVCGKKFVYKSNMLIHASKHAGEKPFACSVCGKSFFTKHHMERHKTTHTGEKPFSCSECGKRFSHRSNIQRHKRRHTEEQAFSCSVCAKRFSHKSSMQRHMGTHTGEKPFNCSVCAKRFSHKSSMQRHMGTHTGE; this is encoded by the exons ATGAACGGTTGTCAAAAAGAAGGTCCCCTTCAGCAGAGAGGAGGCTCATCTTTGAAGCAGAAGGAGCCACAGCCCCCCTGTgttaaggaggaagaggaggaagtgtggatcagtcaggagggagagtgtcttctggGGCAGGAGGAgcctgatctcaccaagtttccactgactgttgtctctgtgaagactgaagaacatgaagacaaaccaccggAGTCCTCAcatcttcatcacagtccaa acaTCCAACAGCTGATTGGACGTCAGGAAGAACGTGTCCCTCAACCGCAGAAGGAGAGCTTCACTTTAAAGCAGAAGGAGCCACAGCCTctccattttaaagaggaagagccACAACTCCCTCATATTAAAGAGGATAACAGCAAACTGCCCCCTCGTTTAAAAGGGGGTGAGCCAAAGCCTCTTCATGTTAAAAAGGAAGAGTTGGAGCCAAAGCCCCCACatgttaaagaggaagaggaggaagtgtggataagtcaggaggaagagtgtcttctagggcaggaggaggctgatctcaccgagtttccactgactgttgtctctgtgaagactgaagaccatgaagtcaaaccacctgagtcctcacagcttcatcacaatcCAAGTGAGGAGAACATAGAGGTGGGACCTTCAAGCAGCAGCTCACcaaaacacatgacaacagaagctgatggagaccactgtggaggatcacaagcagacaagatcttagctccgctatcagatagtgacgacaCAACATCACACTCTAATGTAAATATGGAATCACACCTGAGAACACACATagaagaaaaacctttcagttgttcatTTTGCGGTAAAGGATTCATGAACAAAGGTCATATGcatgcacacatgagaacacacacaggagaaaaaccctttGGTTGTTCAGTTTGTGCAAAAGGCTTTGTTGTAAAATCTAATTTGACTCGACATATGAAaatacacacaggagaaaaacctttcagttgttcagtttgcTGTAAAACATTCTCTGTCAAAGGTCATATGCAAACACACATGagtacacacacaggagaaaattaTTTCAGTTGTTCAGTGTGTGGTAAAAAATTTGTTTACAAATCTAATATGCTAatacacgcaagtaaacacgcaggagaaaaaccttttgcaTGTTCAGTGTGCGGTAAAAGTTTCTTTACCAAACATCATATGGAAAGACACAAgacaacacacacaggtgaaaaacctttcagttgttcagAGTGTGGTAAAAGATTCTCTCACAGAAGTAATATTCAAAGACACAAGAGAAGACACACAGAAGAACAAGcttttagttgttcagtgtgcgcCAAAAGATTCTCTCACAAAAGTAGCATGCAAAGACACATGgggacacacacaggagaaaaacctttcaattGCTCAGTGTGTGCTAAACGATTCTCTCACAAAAGTAGCATGCAAAGACACATGGGAACACACACAGGGGAATAA